From a single Kiritimatiellia bacterium genomic region:
- a CDS encoding PfkB family carbohydrate kinase: MAPESSKYFTLERLAEWIADQKAQGKKVVHCHGCFDLLHIGHIRHFKRARELGDVLVVTVTPDRYVNKGPDRPAFPEALRLEAIAALDIVDAVALNRWPTAVETIHLLKPDLYVKGAEYRDASKDATGAIQLEIDAITAVGGSIAFTDDIVFSSSNLINRFASGYSQEVKDFLSAFAKRHPADEIKQYFQEAAGRSVLLVGEAIIDDYEFCEAIGKSSKEPTLAVKSLYTKRFAGGILAAANHVASFCDHVGLLTQVGDRDDYMDFIREHVKPTIDAHYLVRRNSPTIVKKRLIEHYFFMKMLEVYQINDAALEPEDDAAVCEALENLIPQYDIVIVIDFGHSMISPRAVEVLAKRAKFLCVNTQANAGNLGFNVISKYPRADFISLAEKEIRLESRDLRGEIEPMMQALAQKLDCPLITVTRGSRGSIILDRKSGFHIVPALAQKVVDRVGAGDASLSVSSLLAAVGAPAEVVAFAGNVAGAWAVSVVGNEKSIDRVGLIKQMETLLK; the protein is encoded by the coding sequence ATGGCTCCCGAATCCTCCAAGTATTTCACCCTCGAGCGCCTGGCTGAATGGATTGCCGACCAGAAAGCGCAGGGGAAGAAGGTCGTCCACTGCCACGGCTGTTTCGACCTCCTTCACATTGGCCACATCCGCCACTTCAAACGTGCGCGGGAGCTGGGCGACGTTCTGGTCGTCACAGTGACGCCTGACCGGTACGTCAACAAAGGTCCAGACCGCCCCGCCTTTCCGGAAGCGCTTCGGTTGGAGGCCATCGCCGCGCTGGACATCGTGGATGCGGTGGCTTTGAACCGATGGCCCACCGCGGTCGAAACCATTCACCTCCTCAAGCCGGATCTCTACGTCAAGGGCGCGGAGTATCGCGATGCGAGCAAGGATGCGACGGGAGCCATCCAACTCGAGATCGATGCGATTACTGCCGTCGGGGGTTCAATCGCCTTCACCGATGACATCGTCTTTTCCTCGTCGAACCTCATCAATCGCTTCGCATCGGGTTACTCGCAAGAGGTCAAGGACTTTCTGTCGGCGTTCGCCAAGCGTCACCCCGCCGACGAAATCAAACAGTACTTTCAGGAGGCTGCAGGTCGGTCAGTACTCCTGGTGGGCGAGGCGATCATTGACGACTATGAGTTTTGCGAAGCCATCGGCAAATCATCGAAGGAGCCGACGCTCGCCGTCAAAAGCCTTTACACAAAGCGGTTTGCGGGCGGCATCCTCGCCGCAGCGAATCACGTCGCATCTTTCTGCGATCACGTCGGCCTGCTCACGCAGGTCGGCGACCGTGACGACTACATGGATTTCATCCGCGAGCATGTCAAACCGACGATCGATGCCCATTATCTTGTGCGCCGGAATTCTCCCACGATCGTCAAAAAACGGCTTATCGAGCACTACTTCTTCATGAAGATGCTTGAGGTTTACCAGATCAACGATGCCGCATTGGAGCCCGAAGATGATGCGGCCGTCTGCGAGGCGCTTGAAAATCTTATTCCGCAGTACGACATCGTGATCGTGATCGACTTCGGCCACTCAATGATCTCGCCGCGCGCGGTTGAGGTGCTCGCGAAGCGGGCCAAATTTTTATGCGTAAACACGCAGGCCAATGCCGGCAATCTCGGCTTCAATGTGATTTCGAAATATCCCCGTGCGGATTTCATTTCGCTGGCGGAGAAGGAAATTCGACTGGAGTCGCGAGATCTCCGCGGTGAAATTGAACCAATGATGCAGGCGCTTGCGCAAAAACTGGATTGCCCGCTGATCACCGTTACGCGCGGCAGCCGCGGCAGCATCATCCTTGATCGGAAAAGCGGATTTCATATCGTGCCGGCCCTTGCGCAGAAGGTGGTTGACCGGGTCGGCGCCGGCGACGCCTCGCTTTCGGTCTCGTCGCTGCTCGCGGCCGTTGGGGCACCCGCTGAGGTCGTGGCCTTTGCCGGCAATGTGGCAGGAGCGTGGGCGGTTTCAGTGGTGGGGAACGAAAAATCGATCGACCGAGTCGGCCTGATTAAGCAAATGGAAACCCTTCTGAAATGA
- a CDS encoding glycosyltransferase family 39 protein, translated as MLQASDIQPSSRWVWFGVAAITILGFALRFHQLGGSTLWIDEITVLTYAAPPKTPGSIIRDIYEKNLRGFTGQHMPMQYVLANLILKGVPPAESVNDVRHRARIPFALLGALTVPIFFSTVRSVYGYGAGLWAALLAAISFFHVYQSRDATSYGPLLFFQSITLWAAVRLGGADSLKARGILWAGFAMVLGMAGMFFTHLISWFFAATLGLLALTSVLARWRSGGGAEAIKSGPALVVLLIGVSALPFVQFPLAAARGAGIVDDVPERVTGGLLAYQLAAFGWGRGGGRLMAFAAVLAWGICAAWRRSNRSWAFGHTVLIVIPSAIFFLVLMRDFYPRYLAVVFLPLIAFAAVGLADIQRRLHGWQKPAGPVFSVMVVAALGLWHWEPYQTLYNIRDKLMPFSIARDWIMQNVPPGGLYMWRNGYFLREVPGALPTPNRSVAFADHPNKGIPREEFARRSAVAQDTFRRFPEAVLITEPPTDAFYPHQDLWKWTEQFPNTAIFHDPTLARLWRWGFSPHGYRMSDMAIFKARWRRPEEIFAERMASGQPSVWPTGSGWRYVQTREGITLATPAGDDCRLRTVVPRAGEYLLRITGTAPGVGRLSFWRIRQGQWFRIGEQVIGRSDGYQGMWGPVELEVGDQLAIKPLNEQVNFLFIYDFVLVSP; from the coding sequence ATGCTCCAGGCATCGGATATCCAGCCTTCTTCGCGATGGGTGTGGTTCGGGGTTGCCGCGATAACGATTCTCGGATTTGCGCTTCGGTTCCATCAGCTAGGAGGCTCAACGCTCTGGATCGATGAGATTACCGTGCTCACCTATGCGGCGCCGCCCAAGACGCCTGGTTCGATCATTCGGGACATTTATGAGAAGAATTTGCGTGGGTTCACTGGGCAGCACATGCCCATGCAATATGTTTTGGCCAATCTCATCCTCAAGGGCGTGCCGCCCGCAGAATCGGTCAATGATGTTCGGCATCGCGCGCGAATACCGTTTGCCCTTTTGGGGGCTCTGACCGTCCCAATCTTTTTTTCGACGGTTCGGAGCGTTTACGGATACGGAGCGGGGCTTTGGGCGGCGCTTCTGGCTGCCATTTCTTTTTTCCACGTTTACCAATCTCGCGATGCAACAAGTTACGGCCCTTTGCTTTTTTTTCAGTCCATCACGCTATGGGCAGCCGTCCGGCTGGGCGGTGCGGATTCATTGAAGGCGAGAGGTATTCTCTGGGCGGGCTTCGCGATGGTGCTGGGCATGGCGGGGATGTTTTTCACCCATTTGATTTCTTGGTTTTTTGCCGCCACCCTCGGTCTGCTTGCGCTGACTTCGGTTTTGGCGCGCTGGCGCTCTGGCGGGGGCGCCGAGGCCATTAAATCGGGTCCGGCACTTGTCGTGTTGCTAATTGGAGTGTCGGCGCTGCCCTTTGTCCAGTTTCCTCTTGCGGCGGCGAGAGGGGCTGGAATCGTGGATGACGTCCCCGAGCGCGTAACAGGCGGCTTGCTGGCTTATCAATTGGCCGCTTTTGGATGGGGGCGCGGTGGCGGACGGCTGATGGCGTTCGCGGCGGTCCTTGCGTGGGGAATTTGTGCGGCATGGCGTCGATCGAACAGATCTTGGGCGTTCGGGCATACTGTCCTTATTGTTATTCCCTCAGCGATTTTCTTTCTGGTGCTCATGCGGGATTTCTATCCGCGTTACCTGGCTGTTGTGTTTCTTCCGTTGATTGCTTTTGCCGCGGTGGGACTCGCCGACATCCAGCGCCGTTTACATGGTTGGCAGAAGCCCGCTGGTCCGGTCTTCTCGGTGATGGTTGTTGCGGCCCTTGGGCTTTGGCATTGGGAGCCGTATCAAACGTTGTACAACATTCGCGACAAGCTGATGCCCTTTTCCATCGCACGGGACTGGATTATGCAAAATGTCCCTCCGGGCGGCCTTTACATGTGGAGGAACGGCTACTTTTTGCGTGAGGTGCCTGGAGCGCTACCGACCCCGAACCGATCCGTGGCATTTGCGGACCACCCGAACAAGGGGATCCCTCGCGAAGAATTCGCGCGACGCAGCGCGGTTGCGCAAGATACCTTTCGGCGGTTCCCGGAGGCGGTCCTTATCACGGAGCCTCCAACCGATGCGTTTTACCCTCATCAGGATCTTTGGAAGTGGACGGAGCAGTTTCCGAATACGGCCATATTCCATGACCCGACTCTGGCGCGACTTTGGCGGTGGGGATTCAGCCCGCACGGCTATCGAATGTCGGATATGGCGATATTCAAGGCGCGGTGGCGAAGGCCAGAAGAAATTTTCGCTGAACGAATGGCCAGCGGGCAGCCCAGTGTTTGGCCCACGGGGAGCGGCTGGCGATATGTCCAGACACGAGAAGGAATCACTCTTGCGACACCCGCGGGAGATGATTGCCGGCTGAGAACGGTTGTTCCGAGGGCCGGTGAGTATCTCCTGCGCATTACAGGAACGGCGCCAGGCGTCGGGCGGCTATCGTTTTGGCGGATCCGGCAAGGCCAGTGGTTCAGAATCGGAGAGCAAGTTATTGGGAGATCGGATGGCTACCAGGGGATGTGGGGTCCCGTCGAACTTGAGGTCGGCGACCAGTTGGCGATAAAGCCTCTTAACGAACAGGTTAATTTTTTGTTTATTTACGATTTCGTGCTTGTCTCGCCATAG
- a CDS encoding NAD-dependent epimerase/dehydratase family protein has translation MNTSRRFDRVLVTGGAGYVGAVLVPQLLEEGYKVRVLDLYIYGREPLDAVRGHPNLEEIQGDIRDIDLVRHSLRDCDAVIHLACISNDPSVELDEALSRTINYEAFIPLVRMARDAGVKRFVHASSGSVYGVSNDPNVTEDHPLVPVSLYNKFKAMCEPILLEARTPSFVPVIVRPATICGYSPRQRLDLTVNILTNHAVNAGKITVFGGSQMRPNLHMQDMIDLYKLLLRVDDGLIAGQVFNAAYQNYSVMQTAEIVREVVMKEMPEKGDIPIVTTPSDDIRSYHISSEKIRRVLGFVPRFTIEDGARDLIRAFRAGLLPDSLTDDRYFNIKRMKKIGLK, from the coding sequence ATGAATACATCGAGGCGTTTCGATCGCGTTCTGGTGACGGGGGGCGCCGGCTATGTCGGCGCGGTGCTGGTTCCCCAACTGCTGGAAGAGGGGTACAAAGTCCGGGTTCTCGACCTGTACATTTATGGCCGTGAGCCGCTCGATGCCGTACGCGGCCACCCCAACTTGGAGGAGATCCAGGGCGATATTCGTGACATCGACCTGGTCCGGCACAGTCTCCGGGATTGTGACGCGGTTATTCATCTCGCGTGCATTTCTAACGATCCGAGCGTCGAGTTGGATGAGGCGCTGAGCCGAACCATCAACTACGAGGCGTTTATTCCCCTTGTCCGAATGGCTCGCGACGCGGGCGTGAAGCGCTTCGTCCACGCGTCCTCTGGCAGCGTCTACGGGGTGAGCAACGACCCCAATGTAACAGAGGACCATCCTCTGGTGCCCGTGTCCCTGTACAATAAATTCAAGGCGATGTGTGAACCGATTCTTCTGGAGGCCCGAACGCCTTCCTTCGTCCCTGTCATCGTTCGTCCAGCGACCATCTGCGGCTACTCGCCCCGCCAGCGACTGGACCTGACGGTGAACATTTTGACAAACCATGCAGTGAACGCCGGGAAGATTACTGTTTTTGGCGGTTCACAGATGCGGCCGAACCTGCATATGCAGGACATGATCGACCTCTACAAACTGTTATTGCGCGTGGATGACGGTCTGATCGCAGGTCAGGTTTTCAATGCGGCTTATCAAAATTACAGCGTGATGCAGACGGCGGAAATTGTGCGGGAAGTTGTCATGAAAGAGATGCCGGAGAAGGGAGACATCCCGATCGTTACAACGCCTTCCGATGACATTCGCTCCTACCACATCTCTTCGGAGAAAATACGCCGGGTTCTCGGCTTCGTGCCTCGTTTTACGATTGAGGACGGCGCTAGGGACCTCATCCGAGCGTTCCGTGCCGGCCTGCTCCCGGATTCGCTGACGGATGACCGATACTTCAACATCAAGAGGATGAAAAAGATTGGGCTTAAATGA
- a CDS encoding class I SAM-dependent methyltransferase produces the protein MYIDFLSSLHKATKRDYLARVTEFPKAKAAELARQWGYDYWDGDRRTGYGGYRYDGRWRTVARAMAEHYQLKPGMKVLDIGCGKGFLLYDLTQEVPGLEVAGIDISSYAVEHAKEEVKPYLRVGTAAKLPWPDKSFDLAISINTLHNLYCYECYDALKEMERIAHRKYLCVESYRNEQEKVNLLYWQLTCEMFCTPKEWEWWFQLTGYTGDHSFIFFE, from the coding sequence ATGTACATCGATTTTCTATCGAGCCTGCATAAAGCCACAAAGCGGGATTACCTCGCCCGGGTGACCGAATTTCCAAAGGCGAAAGCGGCCGAACTGGCGAGGCAATGGGGATATGACTATTGGGACGGCGATCGAAGAACCGGATACGGCGGCTATCGCTATGACGGCCGATGGCGTACGGTGGCCCGCGCCATGGCGGAACACTATCAGTTGAAACCGGGCATGAAAGTGCTGGATATCGGTTGCGGCAAGGGATTTCTGCTCTATGACCTGACGCAGGAAGTTCCGGGGTTGGAGGTCGCCGGGATCGACATCTCGAGCTATGCCGTTGAACACGCGAAGGAGGAGGTCAAACCTTACCTTCGCGTCGGTACGGCTGCGAAACTGCCATGGCCGGACAAGTCCTTTGATTTGGCTATCAGCATCAACACACTTCACAACCTCTACTGCTACGAATGCTACGATGCCCTCAAGGAAATGGAGCGCATCGCGCACAGGAAGTATCTCTGCGTTGAATCCTACCGCAACGAGCAGGAAAAGGTGAACCTGCTCTACTGGCAGCTTACCTGCGAAATGTTCTGCACCCCGAAGGAGTGGGAATGGTGGTTCCAGCTTACGGGCTACACGGGCGACCATTCATTCATCTTCTTCGAATGA
- a CDS encoding zinc-binding dehydrogenase has protein sequence MKALAAVLVEQCKPLELVEIEIPPLRYGQVLVKVLVSGICGSQLGEIDGVKGPDPYIPHLLGHEGCGEVLECGDGVRRVRPGDRVVLHWRRASGIEAPTPRYSSSIGTINAGWVTTFNTLAVVSENRLTPVPQSLDPETSAMMGCAVTTAFGVVNNNARLRIGESIAVFGAGGIGLNIVQAAAMVSAHPIIAVDIHPGRVDLARQLGATHGFVADGRDLEAEIRDLVGKGGLDVAVDNTGHPRVIEMAYRLTSDRGRTILVGVPKKGELVSIYTLPLHFEKEIEGSHGGESIPDIDIPRYVRLVEAGKLDLSKLIGRRYPLQEINRAIDDMRTGAVNGRCMIYM, from the coding sequence ATGAAAGCCCTTGCCGCCGTTCTTGTCGAGCAGTGCAAACCGCTCGAGCTGGTTGAGATCGAAATTCCCCCTCTCCGATACGGCCAGGTCCTCGTCAAGGTGCTCGTAAGCGGAATCTGCGGCTCACAACTGGGAGAAATTGACGGTGTCAAGGGCCCAGATCCATACATCCCCCATTTGTTGGGGCACGAAGGGTGCGGCGAGGTTTTGGAGTGCGGTGATGGCGTTCGGCGCGTCAGGCCGGGGGACCGCGTCGTGTTGCATTGGCGTCGAGCGTCGGGCATCGAGGCGCCGACACCACGATATTCATCATCGATAGGGACCATAAATGCAGGCTGGGTAACCACATTCAATACGCTGGCGGTCGTCTCGGAAAATCGCCTCACGCCGGTTCCTCAGAGCTTGGATCCGGAAACGAGCGCCATGATGGGGTGCGCCGTGACGACCGCGTTCGGAGTCGTCAACAATAATGCGCGCTTGCGGATTGGGGAATCCATCGCCGTATTTGGGGCGGGAGGGATCGGCCTCAATATCGTTCAGGCGGCAGCAATGGTGTCGGCCCACCCGATTATTGCGGTCGACATTCATCCAGGCCGTGTGGATTTGGCCCGTCAACTGGGGGCGACCCACGGCTTTGTGGCCGATGGCCGCGATCTCGAAGCCGAAATTCGGGATCTAGTGGGCAAGGGCGGCCTGGATGTTGCCGTGGATAATACTGGGCATCCACGCGTCATCGAAATGGCGTATCGGCTGACGTCGGACCGTGGACGCACGATCCTGGTTGGCGTACCCAAAAAAGGAGAACTTGTTTCGATTTACACGTTGCCGTTGCACTTCGAGAAGGAAATCGAGGGCTCGCACGGCGGCGAGTCGATTCCGGATATCGACATTCCGAGATATGTTCGGCTTGTCGAGGCGGGCAAGCTCGACCTGTCGAAATTGATAGGGAGACGTTACCCGTTACAGGAGATCAACCGAGCCATCGACGACATGCGGACCGGCGCTGTGAACGGACGCTGCATGATCTATATGTGA
- a CDS encoding GDP-mannose 4,6-dehydratase, translating into MNASRYLVIGSNSFSGASFVAHVLARGHEVVGVSRSPEPIPAFLPYRWGDASRFQFHQIDLNVDLPRLVRLVAEFQPDYVVNFAAQGMVAQSWERPLDWYRTNLLAMAALHEELRKFPFIKKFIQASTPEVYGNTTGLVKEDAPFNPSTPYAVSKAACDMNLFAYHRAYGFPVALTRSANVCGPAQALYRIVPRTIFCILSGEKLRLEGGGTSVRSFIHIEDVCEGTRRVAELAKPGSVFHLSTERRVSIRALVELICQRLGADFDKYVEVAPARLAQDAAYLLDSSRARAELGWEPTRDLETIIDDTARWMRQWWEDLKQAPRAYIHKP; encoded by the coding sequence ATGAACGCGTCCCGTTACCTCGTCATCGGCAGTAATTCCTTTTCCGGCGCCAGTTTTGTCGCCCACGTCCTGGCCCGAGGGCACGAGGTGGTTGGTGTTAGCCGTTCACCCGAGCCGATTCCCGCTTTTTTGCCATACCGTTGGGGAGACGCGAGTCGATTCCAATTCCACCAAATCGACTTGAATGTGGACCTGCCCCGTCTTGTTCGCCTGGTTGCAGAATTTCAGCCGGACTATGTGGTGAATTTTGCCGCACAGGGCATGGTCGCGCAGAGCTGGGAACGGCCGCTGGACTGGTACCGGACGAATCTGTTGGCGATGGCGGCCCTTCACGAGGAACTGCGTAAATTCCCCTTCATCAAGAAATTTATCCAGGCCTCGACGCCGGAGGTCTACGGCAATACGACCGGACTCGTGAAAGAAGACGCACCGTTCAACCCCAGCACGCCCTACGCCGTGTCCAAGGCTGCCTGCGACATGAATTTGTTCGCCTATCATCGCGCCTACGGTTTTCCCGTAGCTCTCACTCGGTCCGCGAATGTGTGCGGACCGGCCCAGGCGTTGTATCGAATCGTGCCACGGACGATTTTTTGCATCCTCTCCGGTGAAAAACTTCGGCTGGAGGGCGGGGGAACGTCCGTGCGATCGTTCATTCACATCGAGGATGTCTGCGAAGGTACTCGGCGGGTTGCTGAACTGGCGAAGCCCGGCAGTGTTTTCCATCTATCCACCGAGCGCCGGGTCAGCATCCGCGCGCTCGTTGAATTGATCTGTCAGCGGCTGGGAGCTGACTTTGACAAATATGTCGAAGTAGCGCCGGCGCGGCTCGCTCAGGATGCGGCCTATCTGCTCGACAGCTCCCGCGCGAGGGCGGAGCTCGGATGGGAGCCGACTCGCGACCTCGAGACCATCATCGACGATACGGCGCGCTGGATGCGCCAGTGGTGGGAGGACCTCAAGCAGGCGCCACGCGCATACATCCACAAGCCATGA
- a CDS encoding aldo/keto reductase: MRYRPLAHTSVPVSVVGYGAMALSLECVPEPEALDTLHRVFNLGVTLIDTAYSYCDDERDQHHNERLVAKALQTWDGPRDCVLVATKGGAIRINGRWQRNGRPEHLYDVIRASHEALGGDRPIPIWQHHWPDPRVPIRDSMAAARKAVDEGYVRFVGVSNYSVEQLEEARSVVPIVSVQNQYNLWCRDPEHDGVLTYCERHNICFLPYRPVGGLGLAQQLPRTWRLAEIAASKGVSVYRLMIAWLIARSPAILPIPGSSRWAHAEDSLRGYEMALSAEEIEAIGSISLDELPGLVADPRPVVPPAGDAFGGSGGPEKP, translated from the coding sequence ATGCGCTACCGTCCATTGGCCCATACTTCGGTGCCTGTGAGTGTCGTCGGTTACGGGGCGATGGCGCTTTCGCTTGAATGCGTGCCGGAGCCGGAGGCGTTGGATACGCTCCATCGCGTTTTCAATCTGGGCGTCACGCTGATCGACACTGCCTATTCCTATTGTGACGATGAGCGGGACCAGCACCACAACGAGCGGCTGGTTGCTAAGGCGCTCCAAACCTGGGATGGACCGCGCGATTGTGTGCTCGTGGCAACAAAGGGCGGTGCGATCCGAATTAACGGCCGATGGCAGAGGAATGGCCGCCCTGAACACCTGTACGATGTTATCCGGGCCAGCCACGAGGCGCTCGGCGGAGACCGGCCTATACCCATCTGGCAGCACCACTGGCCCGACCCGCGGGTCCCGATTCGCGATTCAATGGCGGCGGCTCGCAAGGCAGTTGACGAGGGCTATGTCCGTTTTGTGGGGGTTTCAAATTATTCCGTCGAGCAGCTTGAGGAGGCTCGCTCTGTGGTTCCGATCGTTTCTGTCCAGAACCAGTACAACCTGTGGTGCCGGGATCCGGAGCACGACGGGGTGCTGACCTACTGCGAGAGGCACAACATTTGCTTCCTTCCCTATCGCCCTGTGGGCGGACTGGGACTTGCGCAGCAGTTGCCCCGAACCTGGCGGTTGGCCGAGATCGCCGCATCGAAAGGCGTGTCGGTATACCGGCTGATGATTGCATGGTTGATCGCCCGGTCACCAGCCATTCTGCCGATCCCCGGTAGCAGCAGGTGGGCCCACGCGGAGGACTCGCTCCGCGGTTACGAGATGGCTCTATCGGCAGAGGAAATTGAGGCGATCGGATCGATTTCACTCGATGAATTGCCCGGGCTCGTCGCCGATCCGCGGCCTGTGGTTCCGCCCGCAGGGGATGCCTTTGGCGGCTCGGGAGGACCAGAGAAGCCCTGA
- a CDS encoding SIS domain-containing protein: protein MNTPSLWQQHVEILMQTLRSLSVRDAAGRDMDVNAGFEEWCDRTLTLRDRGRAIYLIGNGASASMASHFAADLAKNGHLHTEVFSDLSLITAISNDIGYDQVFAEPLKRRAVEGDMLIAISSSGKSPNVLAAARVARDRRLTLVTLSAMSPDNPLRKSGDLNFYVPAQQYGFAESAHAAILHNYMDMVQARTPVEGDS, encoded by the coding sequence ATGAATACACCATCTCTTTGGCAACAGCATGTCGAGATTTTGATGCAGACGCTGCGCTCGTTGTCCGTCCGCGACGCCGCGGGACGAGACATGGATGTCAACGCCGGCTTTGAGGAATGGTGCGACCGGACGCTGACGTTGCGAGATCGGGGGCGGGCAATCTATCTGATCGGAAATGGCGCTAGTGCATCGATGGCAAGTCATTTTGCCGCGGATCTCGCGAAGAACGGTCATCTACACACGGAGGTCTTCTCCGATCTTTCGCTGATCACTGCAATATCGAATGACATCGGGTACGATCAGGTATTTGCCGAACCGCTCAAACGCCGCGCGGTGGAAGGCGACATGCTCATCGCCATCAGTAGTTCAGGCAAGTCGCCGAACGTCCTTGCCGCGGCCCGCGTGGCGCGGGATCGGCGCCTCACGTTGGTTACGCTTTCGGCCATGTCGCCGGATAACCCGCTTCGCAAATCGGGCGACCTCAATTTCTATGTACCCGCTCAGCAATACGGTTTCGCGGAGTCGGCGCACGCGGCGATCCTTCACAACTACATGGACATGGTTCAGGCAAGGACCCCGGTGGAAGGAGATTCATGA
- a CDS encoding transketolase: MRNAFASEITKLAEADPRIHLLSGDIGNRLFNDFQAKCPGRFFNCGVAEANMISVGAGMALCGLKPVAYTITTFITARCFEQIKLDVCYNEAPLVIVGVGSGLAYASLGPTHHAFEDMAILRTLPGLTILAPADPPEVRTALRAALAHGGPVYMRIGKKGEPTLMPDPPPFQIGKGRILRKGADACLLSTGVVLSETLHAAEALAARGIQATVVHMPTVKPLDAELLGDMFRTHRVIGVVEEHSRIGGFSSAVLEWAADAEAFGPRLLRFGLPDAFIHESGEQEYARGFCGIRGEQIAENVARALEP, from the coding sequence ATGAGAAACGCATTTGCCAGCGAAATCACGAAACTGGCCGAGGCCGACCCTCGCATCCATCTGCTTTCGGGCGACATTGGGAACCGCCTGTTCAACGATTTTCAGGCGAAGTGCCCTGGGCGATTTTTCAATTGCGGAGTTGCCGAGGCGAACATGATCAGCGTGGGGGCGGGGATGGCGCTTTGCGGGCTCAAGCCTGTCGCCTACACGATCACCACGTTCATTACGGCGCGGTGTTTCGAGCAAATTAAGCTCGATGTTTGCTACAACGAGGCTCCGCTGGTCATCGTCGGCGTCGGGTCCGGTCTTGCCTATGCCTCTCTGGGCCCCACGCACCATGCCTTTGAGGACATGGCGATTTTGAGGACACTGCCGGGGCTGACCATTCTCGCCCCCGCCGACCCGCCCGAAGTGCGGACCGCGCTACGGGCAGCGCTCGCGCATGGCGGACCGGTTTACATGCGGATCGGCAAAAAAGGCGAACCGACGCTGATGCCGGACCCGCCGCCGTTTCAGATCGGAAAGGGCCGGATTCTGCGAAAGGGCGCGGATGCCTGCCTGCTCTCAACCGGAGTGGTCCTCTCGGAGACTCTTCACGCCGCCGAGGCCTTGGCGGCAAGGGGAATTCAGGCAACGGTTGTGCACATGCCCACCGTCAAGCCGCTCGACGCCGAGCTTTTGGGCGACATGTTCCGAACGCACCGAGTGATTGGAGTCGTGGAGGAGCATTCGCGAATCGGCGGCTTCAGCTCGGCGGTTCTCGAATGGGCGGCCGATGCGGAAGCATTTGGCCCGCGTCTTTTGCGTTTTGGCTTGCCCGATGCGTTCATTCATGAATCCGGAGAGCAGGAATATGCGAGAGGTTTCTGCGGAATCCGCGGTGAACAGATTGCGGAAAACGTGGCCCGCGCGTTGGAGCCTTGA
- a CDS encoding transketolase: MSRPSLADLERIAREIRGEVIAMSHRADTPHLGSALSCVDMLVACYFSGALRVDPSNPRNPDRDRIILSKGHGAMALYAVLAYRGFFPREELLTFNREGSRFQEHPGPHTAPGIEVATGSLGHGLAVGLGMALAARSLQKNYRVAAIISDGECNEGSTWEAALFAAANKLSNVIVMIDYNKWQATGRSDEVLALRPLREKWAAFGWDAVEIDGHDLKALVEFLDAPASDRPRIAVCHTIKGKGCSFMEDDNNWHYRVPTAEEVEKARKELGLA, translated from the coding sequence ATGAGCCGTCCTTCCCTAGCCGATCTGGAACGGATTGCCCGCGAGATTCGCGGCGAGGTCATCGCCATGTCGCACCGAGCGGACACACCCCACCTCGGCTCGGCCCTGTCCTGCGTGGACATGCTCGTGGCCTGCTACTTCAGCGGTGCGCTCCGGGTTGACCCTTCGAACCCGCGAAATCCCGATCGCGATCGAATCATCCTCAGCAAGGGGCATGGGGCCATGGCGTTATATGCGGTACTCGCCTACCGGGGTTTTTTCCCGCGCGAGGAATTGCTAACGTTCAACCGAGAAGGGTCCCGATTTCAGGAACATCCAGGCCCGCATACGGCGCCGGGTATCGAAGTGGCCACCGGTTCCCTGGGCCACGGCCTGGCAGTCGGGTTGGGCATGGCGCTCGCTGCGCGTTCGCTGCAAAAGAATTATCGAGTCGCAGCGATCATCAGCGATGGCGAATGCAACGAGGGTTCCACCTGGGAGGCCGCCCTATTCGCCGCCGCGAACAAGTTATCAAACGTCATCGTCATGATTGATTACAACAAATGGCAGGCCACCGGGCGGAGCGACGAAGTGCTGGCCTTGCGGCCGCTTCGAGAAAAGTGGGCGGCGTTTGGATGGGACGCTGTGGAGATTGACGGTCACGACCTAAAAGCCCTTGTCGAGTTTCTCGACGCGCCGGCATCCGATCGTCCCCGAATCGCCGTTTGTCACACGATCAAAGGCAAGGGATGCTCCTTCATGGAGGACGATAATAACTGGCACTATCGCGTTCCCACTGCTGAAGAGGTCGAAAAGGCGAGGAAGGAACTGGGTCTGGCATGA